One stretch of Erythrolamprus reginae isolate rEryReg1 chromosome 7, rEryReg1.hap1, whole genome shotgun sequence DNA includes these proteins:
- the LOC139170006 gene encoding basic proline-rich protein-like, producing MPGPPRARPPPRQPSSAPATPRTRHPPRQPPPRQPPLRQPPRARHARRQAPPVPAPPRQPPPAPALPRQPPSRQPPPAAPCARPPRASPPAPATPRQSPRASPLVPAPPRQGPRAWPPCQAPCTSPPASPFASPPCQTPRASPPTPGHLARPPRQPSQQTPAPGPPAPAPPCQTTPPPDTPRASPPASPPRPAPRQPSSRQPLAPAPPRQRPRASPPPRQTPPAPAPPTPDTPAQDTPRARHPRAPGPPCASPPRASPLASPPRASRSRQPPHASPPAPAPPAPDTPAPDNPRARQPPRQTPPRRHPPAPALLAPAPHAGPSRWPPRAAPPRARHPPLRQPPPRQPPPRQSPRQPSSRQPLAPAPPVPAPPRQPPRARHPPRQTTPVPDTPTPTPPAPALLAPAPHAGPSHWPPRAAPPAPDTPAPDTPVPDTPRARHPRATPPAPAPPAPALAPDLAPAPRASLLRQPPRARHPRARHPLRQTPPRVRHTPRQPPLAPAPLRALPPAPSLALLAPAPRASPSRQTLPRQTPPRQTPPRQPPRASPPAPAPPRQTPPAPDNPRARHPPRRHPPRRPSSRRPLTPAPPIGPPAPPPPRQTPPAPAPPAPALAPALAPAPRASLLRQPPHASPPVPALPRQTPPAPDTPCARHPSRQTHPAPAPLAPAPLRALPPAPSLALLAPAPRASPSRQPPCARHSRARHPRARHPRARHPPRQPPPRQPPPAPDISRASHPCASPSHQPPHARHPAPDTPAPDTPRQTPPRQTPRAPDTPRASSPRAPAPPACQPPLAPAPSPALFAPAPRASPPAPAPPASDTPMPDTPAPDTPCARHPPRQKPPRRHPRASPPRASPPRASPPLRQPLAPAPPRSPPAPALPRQTPPAPAPLAPAPPQAPPPAPLASPPRASPSRQPPPAPAPPAPDTPHARHPRASPPAPDIPAPATPRASHPCASHPRASHPPRQPLAPAPRASPSRQPLAPAPPRSPPRASPPASDTPPRQTPPAPAPLAPAPPASPPASPLASTPRASPPAPAPRARHPHARHPHARHPRATLPAQPPPRQPSRVRHPPAPDTPRASPPRAGTPRKPPPPAPLASPPSRQPHCEPSRQPPR from the coding sequence ATGCCAGGACCCCCGCGCGCCAggccccccccgcgccagccctccTCCGCGCCAGCCACCCCCCGCACCAGACATCCCCCACGCCAGCCACCCCCGCGCCAGCCACCCCTGCGCCAGCCACCCCGTGCCAGGCACGCCCGCCGCCAGGCCCCCCCCGtgccagcccccccgcgccagcccccccccgcgccagcccttCCGCGCCAGCCCCCCTCGCGGCAGCCCCCCCCGGCAGCCCCCTGTGCCaggcccccccgcgccagcccccccgcgccagccacccCACGCCAGagcccccgcgccagccccctcgtgccagcccccccgcgccaggGCCCCCGCGCCTGGCCCCCCTGCCAGGCCCCCTGCACCAGCCCCCCCGCCAGCCCCTTCGCCAGCCCCCCGTGCCagaccccccgcgccagcccccccacgCCAGGCCACCTCGCGAGGCCCCCGCGCCAGCCCTCGCAGCAGACCCCTGCGCCCGGCCCCCCCGCACCAGCCCCCCCGTGCCAGACAACCCCCCCGCCAGACACCCCTCGCGCCAGCCCCCCTGCGAGCCCCCCCCGCCCAGCCCCTCGCCAGCCCTCCTCGCGCCAGCCCCttgcgccagcccccccgcgccagcgcccccgcgccagccccccgccgcgccagacaccccccgcgccagccccccccacgccagacacccccgcgcaaGACACCccgcgcgccagacacccccgcgcgcCAGGCCCCCCCTGCGCCAGCCCCCCCCGTGCCAGTCCCCTCGCCAGCCCTCCTCGCGCCAGCCGCTCGCGCCAGCCCCCCCAtgccagcccccccgcgccagccccccccgcgccagacacccccgcgccagacaacccccgcgccagacaacccccgcgccagacacccccgcgccgaCACCCCCCCGCGCCGGCCCTCCTCGCGCCGGCCCCTCACGCCGGCCCCTCCCGTTGGCCCccccgcgccgcccccccccgcgccagacacccccccctGCGCCAGcctcccccgcgccagccccccccgcgCCAGTCCCCTCGCCAGCCCTCCTCGCGCCAGCCGctcgcgccagccccccccgtgccagcccccccgcgccagcccccccgcgccagacaccccccgcgccagacaaccCCCGTGCCAGACACCCCCACGCCGACACCCCCCGCGCCGGCCCTCCTCGCGCCGGCCCCTCACGCCGGCCCCTCCCATTGGCCCCCCCGCgccgccccccccgcgccagacacccccgcgccagacacccccgtgccagacaccccccgcgccagacacccccgcgccaccCCCCCTGCGCCAGCCCCCCCTGCGCCAGCCCTCGCGCCAGACCTTGCGCCAGCCCCTCGCGCCAGCCTCttgcgccagcccccccgcgccagacacccccgcgccagacaccccctgCGCCAGACACCCCCTCGCGTCAGACacaccccgcgccagccccccctcgCGCCAGCCCCACTGCGAGCCCTCCCGCCAGCCCCCTCGCTAGCCCTCCTCGCGCCAGCCCCTCGCGCCAGCCCCTCGCGCCAGACActcccgcgccagacacccccgcgccagacacccccgcgccagcccccccgtgccagcccccccgcgccagcccccccgcgccagacacctcCCGCGCCAGAcaacccccgcgccagacaccccccgcgccgaCACCCCCCGCGCCGGCCCTCCTCGCGCCGGCCCCTCACGCCGGCCCCTCCCATTGGCCCCCCCGCgccgccccccccgcgccagaccccCCCTGCGCCAGCCCCCCCTGCGCCAGCCCTCGCGCCAGCCCTTGCGCCAGCCCCTCGCGCCAGCCTCTTGCGCCAGCCCCCCCACGCCAGCCCCCCCGTGCCAGCcctcccgcgccagacaccccccgcgccagacaccccctgCGCCAGACACCCCTCGCGTCAGACacaccccgcgccagcccccctcgCGCCAGCCCCACTGCGAGCCCTCCCGCCAGCCCCCTCGCTAGCCCTCCTCGCGCCAGCCCCTCGCGCCAGCCCCTCGCGCCAGCCCCCCTGCGCCAGACActcccgcgccagacacccccgcgccagacacccccgcgccagacaccccccgcgccagccacccccgcgccagccaccccccgcgccagacatctCCCGCGCCAGCCACCCCTGCGCCAGCCCCTCGCACCAGCCCCCCCAcgccagacaccccgcgccagacacccccgcgccagacaccccgcgccagacacccccgcgccagacaccccgtgcgccagacaccccgcgcgCCAGCTCCCCCCgcgcgccagccccccccgcgTGCCAGCCCCCCCTCGCGCCAGCCCCCTCGCCAGCCCTCTTCGCGCCAGCccctcgcgccagcccccccgcgccagccccccccgcgTCAGACACCCCCATGCCAGACACCCCCGCACCAGACACCCcctgcgccagacaccccccgcgccagaaaCCCCCGCGccgacacccccgcgccagccccccccgcgccagccccccccgcgccagcccccccttGCGCCAGCCCCttgcgccagcccccccgcgcagcccccccgcgccagccctgCCGCgtcagacaccccccgcgccagcccccctcgCGCCGGCCCCCCCACAagcccccccgccagcccccctcgccagccctcctcgcgccagcccctcgcgccagcccccccccgcgccagccccccccgcgccagacaccccccacgccagacacccccgcgccagcccccccgcgccagacatccCCGCGCCAGCCACGCCCCGCGCCAGCCACCCCTGCGCCAGCCACCCCCGCGCCAgccaccccccgcgccagcccctcgcgccagcccctcgcgccagcccctcgcgccagcccctcgcgccagcccccccgcgcagccccccccgcgccagccctccCGCGTCAGAcacccccccgcgccagacaccccccgcgccagcccccctcgCGCCGGCACCCCCCGCAAGCCCCCCTGCCAGCCCCCTCGCCAGCACtcctcgcgccagcccccccgcgccagccccccgcgccagacacccccacgccagacacccccacgccagacacccccgcgccaccCTCCCCGCGcagccccccccgcgccagccctccCGCGTCAGACACCCCcctgcgccagacaccccccgcgccagcccccctcgCGCCGGCACCCCCCGCAAgccccccccgccagcccccctCGCCAGCCCCCCCTCGCGCCAGCCCCACTGCGAGCCCTCCCGCCAGCCCCCTCGCTAG